One stretch of Variovorax sp. TBS-050B DNA includes these proteins:
- a CDS encoding tripartite tricarboxylate transporter substrate binding protein, with protein sequence MPHPFTDHLFHDASPTRRRWLQQGSALALGGLLPPLASAQAAWPSKSVRFVVPFAPGGSSEIVARSTAAELSRTLGQSVFVDNKPGAAGNIAMSEVARANDQHTLILGHIGTLAVNPYIFPKLPYDPNKDFKPVSLLAKVPSLYVVHPDVPAQNLKEFIAYAKSKPGKLSYGSAGNGSAGHLAFEYLKMTAGVFMLHVPYRGTGPMVTDLLSGRLDASAIGAAAIIPFIKAGKVRCIATGSARRLAQLPDVPTVAEQGFPGFEMTQWYGMLAPASIEPAHLAKLSTETMKAVKSPDAMQRLTADAAEAVGGTPEQFAQFIAAEQARWQKVIARANIKPD encoded by the coding sequence ATGCCCCACCCCTTCACCGACCACCTCTTCCACGATGCCTCGCCCACGCGCCGCCGCTGGCTGCAGCAGGGCTCGGCGCTCGCGCTCGGCGGCCTGCTGCCCCCGCTGGCCTCGGCCCAGGCCGCGTGGCCCAGCAAGTCGGTGCGCTTCGTCGTGCCCTTCGCGCCCGGCGGCAGCTCGGAGATCGTGGCGCGCTCGACCGCCGCCGAACTCTCGCGCACGCTGGGCCAGAGCGTGTTCGTCGACAACAAGCCCGGCGCGGCCGGCAACATCGCGATGAGCGAGGTGGCGCGTGCGAACGACCAGCACACGCTGATCCTCGGCCACATCGGCACGCTGGCCGTCAATCCCTACATCTTCCCGAAGCTGCCCTACGACCCGAACAAGGACTTCAAGCCGGTGAGCCTGCTCGCGAAGGTGCCGAGCCTGTACGTGGTGCATCCCGACGTGCCGGCGCAGAACCTCAAGGAGTTCATCGCCTATGCCAAGTCGAAGCCGGGCAAGCTCAGCTACGGCTCGGCGGGCAACGGCAGCGCGGGGCACCTGGCCTTCGAGTACCTGAAGATGACGGCCGGCGTGTTCATGCTGCACGTGCCCTACCGCGGCACCGGGCCGATGGTGACCGACCTGCTCTCGGGCCGGCTCGACGCCTCGGCCATCGGCGCGGCGGCGATCATCCCCTTCATCAAGGCCGGCAAGGTGCGCTGCATCGCCACCGGCTCGGCCAGGCGCCTGGCGCAGCTGCCCGACGTGCCGACGGTGGCCGAGCAGGGCTTCCCGGGCTTCGAGATGACGCAGTGGTACGGCATGCTCGCGCCCGCGAGCATCGAGCCCGCGCACCTCGCGAAGCTCTCGACCGAGACGATGAAGGCCGTGAAGTCGCCCGACGCGATGCAGCGGCTGACGGCCGACGCCGCCGAGGCCGTGGGCGGCACGCCCGAGCAGTTCGCGCAGTTCATCGCGGCCGAGCAGGCGCGCTGGCAGAAGGTCATCGCCAGGGCCAACATCAAGCCGGATTGA
- a CDS encoding IclR family transcriptional regulator C-terminal domain-containing protein yields MAKPPADDAPPPAGLDKRDWIAGLERGVSIIEAFDDAHPRLTASQAGERTGMTRTAARRYLLTLQHMGYVASDGKLFWLTPRVLRLGQSYLESARLPRVVQPFLQRVAAGTNEIAYLSVMDGDEVVYIARNGPNRSMSTGYVLGARVPAQVTASGMLMLALRSEAEIADWLATRQLTVFTSHTIASMERMKLELARIRAQGWALSEQQLDLNSRGIAVPLRDRHGTLVGALNITMPMGHESSEDAVARVLPVLRETAQAMRNLI; encoded by the coding sequence ATGGCAAAACCACCCGCGGACGACGCACCCCCCCCCGCCGGCCTTGACAAGCGCGACTGGATCGCAGGCCTGGAACGCGGCGTGAGCATCATCGAGGCCTTCGACGACGCGCACCCCCGCCTGACCGCCAGCCAAGCCGGCGAGCGCACCGGCATGACCCGCACCGCCGCGCGGCGCTACCTGCTGACGCTGCAGCACATGGGCTACGTCGCGAGCGACGGCAAGCTGTTCTGGCTCACGCCGCGCGTGCTGCGGCTGGGCCAGTCGTACCTCGAGTCGGCGCGGCTGCCGCGCGTGGTGCAGCCCTTCCTGCAGCGCGTGGCGGCCGGCACCAACGAGATCGCCTACCTCAGCGTGATGGACGGCGACGAGGTGGTCTACATCGCGCGCAACGGCCCCAACCGCAGCATGAGCACCGGCTACGTGCTCGGCGCGCGCGTGCCGGCGCAGGTCACGGCCTCCGGCATGCTGATGCTCGCGCTGCGCAGCGAGGCCGAGATCGCCGACTGGCTCGCGACCCGGCAGCTCACGGTCTTCACCTCGCACACCATCGCGAGCATGGAGCGCATGAAGCTCGAGCTCGCGCGCATCCGGGCCCAGGGCTGGGCGCTGTCGGAGCAGCAGCTCGACCTCAACTCGCGCGGTATCGCGGTGCCGCTGCGCGACCGGCACGGCACGCTCGTGGGTGCGCTCAACATCACGATGCCGATGGGCCACGAAAGCTCCGAAGATGCCGTGGCGCGCGTGCTGCCGGTGCTGCGCGAAACGGCGCAGGCGATGCGCAACCTGATCTGA
- a CDS encoding shikimate dehydrogenase, with translation MLSGKTTLIAHLGYPTEAFKAPMIYNPWFEKQGIDAMVVPMGVKPEDYAASLAQIFRFSNLRGALVTMPHKVTTMALVDEVTPTARIAGACNAILRRPDGTLLGDQFDGAGFVRGVERKGRLFKGTRVLVSGAGGVGSAIAASIAAAGAAELMLFDANPASAEALAARLREHHPQMKVATGAKDPAGFDVIVNATPLGMKDDDPLPFDVDRIDPGTFVGEVVMKTEYTPLLQAAKAKGCAVQVGTDMLFEMIPAYLEFFGFGTASPDELRAVARLSY, from the coding sequence ATGCTTTCCGGCAAGACCACCCTCATCGCCCACCTGGGCTATCCGACCGAGGCCTTCAAGGCGCCGATGATCTACAACCCCTGGTTCGAGAAGCAGGGCATCGACGCGATGGTGGTGCCGATGGGCGTGAAGCCCGAGGACTACGCGGCCTCGCTCGCGCAGATCTTCCGCTTCTCGAACCTGCGCGGCGCGCTCGTCACCATGCCGCACAAGGTCACGACCATGGCGCTGGTGGACGAGGTCACGCCCACGGCGCGCATCGCGGGCGCCTGCAACGCGATCCTCAGGCGGCCCGACGGCACGCTGCTGGGCGACCAGTTCGACGGCGCCGGCTTCGTGCGCGGCGTGGAGCGCAAGGGGCGCCTGTTCAAGGGCACGCGCGTGCTGGTCTCGGGCGCAGGCGGCGTGGGTTCGGCCATCGCGGCTTCGATCGCCGCGGCCGGCGCGGCGGAGCTGATGCTCTTCGATGCCAACCCGGCCTCGGCCGAGGCGCTCGCCGCGCGGCTGCGCGAACACCATCCGCAGATGAAGGTCGCCACCGGCGCGAAGGACCCGGCGGGCTTCGACGTGATCGTCAATGCGACGCCGCTCGGCATGAAGGACGACGACCCGCTGCCCTTCGACGTGGACCGGATCGACCCCGGTACCTTCGTCGGCGAGGTCGTGATGAAGACCGAATACACGCCGCTGCTGCAGGCCGCGAAGGCCAAGGGCTGCGCGGTGCAGGTCGGCACCGACATGCTGTTCGAGATGATCCCGGCGTACCTCGAGTTCTTCGGCTTCGGCACCGCCTCGCCGGACGAGCTGCGGGCGGTGGCGCGGCTGAGCTACTGA
- a CDS encoding Pr6Pr family membrane protein — protein sequence MLHAVVALAAAGGVGLELASAILHGPGLAPTQFERLVRLFSYFTIDSNLLIGGVCALLVFRPAHDGALFRVLRLTALLCIAVTGVVFHALLTGLRELTPSGELANFLLHTVTPLGAVLGWLLVGPRPRTDRGTIGRAVLLPLAWIVYTFVRGAFVDWYPYPFMDVARIGLARAVLNSAGVAAVFLAMAFGLRWLERRLPAAPAP from the coding sequence GTGCTGCACGCCGTGGTCGCGCTTGCGGCGGCTGGGGGTGTGGGGCTCGAGCTCGCGAGCGCGATCCTCCATGGGCCGGGCCTCGCGCCGACGCAGTTCGAGCGACTGGTGCGCCTGTTCAGCTATTTCACGATCGATTCGAACCTGCTGATCGGCGGCGTCTGCGCGCTGCTGGTCTTCCGGCCTGCGCACGACGGCGCGCTGTTCCGCGTGCTGCGGCTCACGGCGCTGCTGTGCATCGCGGTCACGGGCGTCGTGTTCCATGCGCTGCTCACCGGCTTGCGCGAGCTCACGCCGTCGGGGGAACTCGCCAATTTCCTGCTGCACACCGTGACGCCGCTCGGCGCGGTGCTCGGCTGGCTGCTCGTGGGCCCGCGCCCGCGCACCGATCGCGGCACCATCGGCCGCGCGGTGCTGCTGCCCCTGGCCTGGATCGTCTACACCTTCGTGCGCGGCGCGTTCGTCGACTGGTATCCCTATCCCTTCATGGACGTGGCGAGGATCGGTCTCGCGCGCGCCGTGCTCAATTCGGCCGGGGTCGCCGCGGTCTTTCTCGCGATGGCCTTCGGCCTGCGCTGGCTCGAGCGGCGGCTGCCGGCGGCGCCGGCCCCCTGA
- a CDS encoding carboxymuconolactone decarboxylase family protein, producing MTAPEQPGSADYEAGLVNRRRVLGDAWVDRSLANRNAFNAEFQELITRHAWNDIWGRPALGDKTRRFMVLSMMLGIHAYEEFAMHVRAALDGPPESRLTPDDIKEVIMMAAIYCGVPVANHAFGIATGILREKGLLPPAAAQ from the coding sequence ATGACCGCACCCGAACAACCGGGCTCCGCCGACTACGAAGCCGGCCTCGTCAACCGCCGCCGCGTGCTCGGCGATGCCTGGGTCGACCGCTCGCTCGCGAACCGCAACGCCTTCAACGCCGAGTTCCAGGAACTCATCACGCGCCATGCGTGGAACGACATCTGGGGCCGGCCCGCGCTCGGCGACAAGACGCGCCGCTTCATGGTGCTGTCGATGATGCTCGGCATCCATGCCTACGAGGAGTTCGCGATGCACGTGCGCGCCGCGCTCGACGGCCCGCCCGAATCGCGCCTCACGCCCGATGACATCAAGGAAGTCATCATGATGGCCGCCATCTACTGCGGCGTGCCGGTGGCCAACCATGCCTTCGGCATCGCCACCGGCATCCTGCGCGAAAAGGGCCTGCTGCCGCCAGCGGCGGCGCAGTGA
- a CDS encoding MFS transporter, giving the protein MANPMAHEPQGRHQSKKAAASGWIGSALEYYDFFIYATAAALIFPQIFFPKGDPKTAIIASLATYGVGYIARPIGAFVLGHWGDTHGRKQVLVLCMFLMGFSTVAVGLLPTYDQVGLLAPALLVLMRLIQGFAVAGEISGASSMILEHAPFGRRGFFASFTLQGVQAGQIMAAAVFLPLAHYMPEEAFNSWGWRIPFLLSFLVIVAGYIIRREVDETPAFAEVDKKGEVPRAPIIQAFTDSWRDMLRVICMALMNVIPVVATVFGGAYAVQAAYGIGFQKDVYLWIPVLGNIVAVLVIPFVGNLSDRIGRKPPIIVGALASGLLSFVYLYAISIKNVPLAICMSLLMWGVVYQGYNATFPSFYPELFRTRSRVSAMAVSQNLGTTVTALLPALFAAVAPPGANNIWLTVGAITFAITVLAALAAMSARETYRVHMNDLGKPDAVPVDKAEYDRLREQTLTDARMARAAA; this is encoded by the coding sequence ATGGCAAACCCCATGGCCCACGAGCCCCAAGGCCGGCACCAGTCGAAGAAGGCCGCCGCGAGCGGCTGGATCGGCTCGGCGCTCGAGTACTACGACTTCTTCATCTACGCCACCGCGGCGGCGCTGATCTTTCCGCAGATCTTCTTTCCCAAGGGCGATCCGAAGACGGCCATCATCGCCTCGCTCGCGACCTACGGCGTGGGCTACATCGCGCGGCCCATCGGCGCCTTCGTGCTCGGCCACTGGGGCGACACGCACGGGCGCAAGCAGGTGCTGGTGCTGTGCATGTTCCTGATGGGCTTCTCGACCGTGGCCGTCGGGCTGCTGCCGACCTACGACCAGGTCGGCCTGCTGGCGCCTGCGCTGCTGGTGCTGATGCGGCTGATCCAGGGCTTCGCGGTGGCGGGCGAGATCTCGGGCGCGAGCTCGATGATCCTCGAGCACGCGCCCTTCGGCCGGCGCGGCTTCTTCGCGAGCTTCACGCTGCAGGGCGTGCAGGCCGGCCAGATCATGGCCGCGGCCGTGTTCCTGCCGCTCGCGCACTACATGCCCGAGGAGGCCTTCAACTCGTGGGGCTGGCGCATTCCGTTCCTGCTGAGCTTCCTGGTGATCGTCGCGGGCTACATCATCCGCCGCGAGGTCGACGAGACGCCGGCCTTCGCCGAGGTCGACAAGAAGGGCGAGGTGCCCCGTGCGCCGATCATCCAGGCCTTCACCGACAGCTGGCGCGACATGCTGCGCGTGATCTGCATGGCGCTGATGAACGTGATCCCCGTGGTGGCCACCGTGTTCGGCGGCGCCTACGCGGTGCAGGCCGCCTACGGCATCGGCTTCCAGAAGGACGTGTACCTGTGGATTCCGGTGCTCGGCAACATCGTGGCGGTGCTGGTGATCCCGTTCGTGGGCAACCTCTCGGACCGCATCGGCCGCAAGCCGCCGATCATCGTCGGCGCGCTGGCCTCGGGGCTGCTGTCGTTCGTCTACCTGTATGCCATCAGCATCAAGAACGTGCCGCTCGCGATCTGCATGTCACTGCTGATGTGGGGCGTGGTCTACCAGGGCTACAACGCGACCTTCCCGAGCTTCTATCCGGAACTGTTCCGCACCCGCAGCCGGGTCTCGGCCATGGCGGTCTCGCAGAACCTCGGCACCACCGTCACGGCCCTGCTGCCGGCGCTGTTCGCGGCCGTGGCGCCTCCCGGCGCGAACAACATCTGGCTGACCGTGGGCGCGATCACCTTCGCGATCACCGTGCTCGCGGCGCTCGCGGCCATGAGCGCACGCGAAACCTACCGCGTGCACATGAACGACCTGGGCAAGCCGGACGCGGTGCCGGTCGACAAGGCCGAGTACGACCGCCTGCGCGAACAGACGCTGACGGATGCGCGCATGGCACGCGCCGCGGCCTGA
- a CDS encoding alpha/beta fold hydrolase: protein MTRLNVVREGSGPFVVLSHALGCDLHMWDGVAEQLARGHTVIRYDHRNHGGSEVVPGALHVETLAQDAAELIRREAGGEPVHFVGLSMGGMTAQALAVRHPELLRSIVIANSSAHYPDRSPWRARVETVASQGVAAIAQGAVARWLTPGYVTTGEGKAAAQALHEVLVRTGPQGYIEACQAVAAIDFRDSNRRIAVPTLVIAGVQDEATPLAMSEAIAAAIPGARLATIDAAHLSAVERPVEFSQLLIDYWRSL, encoded by the coding sequence ATGACCCGTTTGAACGTCGTCCGCGAAGGCAGCGGTCCCTTCGTCGTGCTGAGCCATGCGCTCGGCTGCGACCTGCACATGTGGGACGGCGTGGCCGAGCAGCTCGCGCGCGGCCACACCGTGATCCGCTACGACCACCGCAACCATGGCGGCTCCGAAGTCGTGCCGGGCGCGCTGCACGTGGAAACGCTGGCGCAGGACGCGGCCGAGCTGATCCGGCGCGAGGCCGGCGGCGAGCCGGTGCACTTCGTCGGCCTGTCGATGGGCGGCATGACCGCCCAGGCGCTCGCGGTGCGGCATCCCGAGCTGTTGCGCAGCATCGTGATCGCGAACTCGTCGGCCCACTACCCCGACCGCTCGCCATGGCGCGCGCGCGTCGAGACCGTCGCCTCGCAGGGCGTGGCGGCCATCGCGCAGGGCGCGGTGGCACGCTGGCTCACGCCCGGCTACGTGACGACCGGCGAGGGCAAGGCCGCGGCCCAGGCGCTCCACGAGGTGCTGGTGCGCACCGGTCCGCAGGGCTACATCGAGGCCTGCCAGGCGGTGGCGGCGATCGATTTCCGCGACAGCAACCGCCGCATCGCCGTGCCCACGCTGGTGATCGCGGGCGTGCAGGACGAGGCCACGCCGCTCGCGATGTCCGAAGCCATCGCGGCGGCGATTCCTGGTGCACGGCTCGCGACCATCGACGCGGCGCACCTGAGCGCGGTGGAGCGGCCGGTGGAGTTCAGTCAGCTGCTGATCGATTACTGGCGCAGCCTTTGA
- a CDS encoding multidrug effflux MFS transporter encodes MSAPRPGGGGRLFRPGFTLLLPLLLAAQPVATDSYLPALPAIANELGSASTSLTLFVLAFGCAQLLCGPLADRFGRRPVLLAGLACYVVAALGGAFAHSVAMLAACRTLQGFSMAAILVCARAAVRDLYPAHEGPHVMARGLTGLGVVGLLAPLVGAWLVQGAGWRWVMGLMALYALVLFALCWRAFGETRQPLAEGAPATQRGSTRAVFASRSFRAWASVAAATYGGLFCFLLLSPMVYIGYLGWSPAWYGWIPAGGSLVYIFSTTMCRRLLRRHGPVRTVQLGAMLSIAGAAIQALGCWLAPQSALPLLAGHAVYCLGHGIHQPCGQAGAVGDLPHLAGRAVSWSGFGMMMVAFGVGQIAAQFVDTGYSNGAWPMVVPMLLAGGVLLAIAFLWLPRLHQPPHPTRKETP; translated from the coding sequence GTGAGCGCGCCGCGCCCCGGGGGCGGCGGCCGCCTTTTTCGGCCCGGCTTCACGCTGCTGCTGCCCCTGCTGCTCGCGGCCCAGCCGGTGGCGACCGACAGCTACCTGCCGGCGCTGCCCGCGATCGCGAACGAGCTCGGCTCGGCCAGCACCAGCCTCACGCTGTTCGTGCTGGCCTTCGGCTGCGCGCAGCTGCTCTGCGGGCCGCTGGCCGACCGCTTCGGCCGCCGGCCGGTGCTGCTCGCGGGGCTGGCCTGCTACGTGGTCGCGGCGCTCGGCGGCGCCTTTGCGCACAGCGTGGCGATGCTCGCGGCCTGCCGCACGCTGCAGGGCTTCTCGATGGCCGCCATCCTGGTCTGCGCGCGCGCCGCGGTGCGCGACCTCTATCCCGCGCACGAAGGGCCGCACGTGATGGCGCGCGGGCTCACGGGCCTGGGCGTGGTGGGGCTGCTCGCGCCGCTCGTCGGCGCATGGCTGGTGCAGGGCGCGGGCTGGCGCTGGGTGATGGGGCTGATGGCGCTCTATGCGCTGGTGCTGTTCGCGCTGTGCTGGCGCGCCTTCGGCGAAACGCGGCAGCCGCTCGCCGAAGGCGCGCCCGCGACGCAGCGCGGCAGCACGCGCGCGGTGTTCGCGAGCCGCAGCTTCCGCGCCTGGGCTTCGGTGGCCGCGGCCACCTACGGCGGGCTGTTCTGCTTCCTGCTGCTCTCGCCGATGGTCTACATCGGCTACCTCGGCTGGTCGCCCGCGTGGTACGGCTGGATTCCCGCGGGCGGCTCGCTGGTCTACATCTTCAGCACCACCATGTGCCGGCGCCTGCTGCGCCGCCACGGACCGGTGCGCACCGTGCAGCTCGGCGCCATGCTGAGCATCGCGGGCGCGGCGATCCAGGCGCTGGGCTGCTGGCTCGCGCCGCAGAGCGCGCTGCCGCTGCTCGCGGGCCATGCGGTCTACTGCCTGGGCCATGGCATCCACCAGCCCTGCGGCCAGGCCGGCGCCGTGGGCGACCTGCCGCATCTTGCCGGCCGCGCCGTCTCGTGGTCGGGTTTCGGCATGATGATGGTGGCTTTCGGCGTCGGCCAGATCGCGGCACAGTTCGTCGACACGGGCTATTCGAACGGCGCGTGGCCGATGGTCGTGCCGATGCTGCTCGCGGGCGGCGTGCTGCTGGCCATCGCGTTCCTGTGGCTGCCGCGCCTCCACCAACCACCCCATCCGACCAGGAAGGAAACACCATGA
- a CDS encoding shikimate dehydrogenase — protein sequence MSHSINGSTQAYLIPGDPVRNVRLPRMFNAAFERFGIDAVLVPVQVPLRDFAVFFKAAFLARNVLGMVIAPPHKPMAVDLLDGCGLFGRVAGSVNVVRRIENNELEGDLFDGEGLIGALDHYNIPFRGKRVLILGAGVSAAAIGVALAEGGTVDGAEHIAFYDTSAGRAAGVAAKLDAFFDASVTAVESNAPEGYDLVINATPLGLVEGDALPLDVSRMDSHAALFDILLRNQPTPLVQAARARGLNAQAGFEMLIQQMPHYFRYFGHLDAAAAMQADADFLREIIYPSAMRDEIAHPLRYRSANVA from the coding sequence ATGAGCCACTCCATCAACGGCAGCACCCAGGCCTACCTGATCCCTGGCGATCCGGTGCGCAACGTGCGGCTGCCGCGCATGTTCAACGCGGCCTTCGAGCGCTTCGGCATCGATGCGGTGCTGGTGCCGGTGCAGGTGCCGCTGCGCGACTTCGCGGTGTTCTTCAAGGCCGCCTTCCTCGCGCGCAACGTGCTCGGCATGGTGATCGCGCCGCCGCACAAGCCGATGGCGGTCGACCTGCTCGACGGCTGCGGCCTCTTCGGCCGCGTGGCGGGCTCGGTCAACGTGGTGCGCCGCATCGAGAACAACGAACTCGAGGGCGACCTGTTCGACGGCGAGGGCCTGATCGGCGCGCTCGATCACTACAACATCCCGTTCCGCGGCAAGCGCGTGCTGATCCTCGGCGCGGGCGTGAGCGCCGCGGCCATCGGGGTGGCGCTGGCCGAAGGCGGCACCGTCGACGGCGCCGAGCACATCGCCTTCTACGACACCTCGGCCGGCCGGGCCGCCGGCGTGGCGGCCAAGCTCGACGCCTTCTTCGACGCCAGCGTGACCGCGGTCGAGAGCAACGCGCCCGAGGGCTACGACCTCGTGATCAACGCCACGCCGCTCGGGCTGGTCGAGGGCGATGCGCTGCCGCTCGACGTGTCGCGCATGGACAGCCATGCGGCGCTGTTCGACATCCTGCTGCGCAACCAGCCCACGCCGCTGGTGCAGGCGGCGCGCGCGCGCGGGCTCAATGCGCAGGCGGGCTTCGAGATGCTGATCCAGCAGATGCCGCACTACTTCCGCTACTTCGGCCACCTCGACGCGGCCGCGGCCATGCAGGCCGATGCGGACTTCCTGCGCGAGATCATCTATCCGAGCGCGATGCGCGACGAGATCGCCCATCCGCTGCGCTACCGCTCGGCCAACGTCGCCTGA
- a CDS encoding DsbA family oxidoreductase, producing the protein MTSHLKIDFVSDVACPWCAVGLGSLEAALRRVAPDVTAELHFQPFELNPQMPPEGQDTFEHLNQKYGSTREQQEQSREMIRARGAEVGFEFHPEGRPRVYNTFDAHRLLHWAGLEDAGRQLALKKRLLKAFFTDRENPSDHAVLVRLAGEVGLDAARAREILASDEFAQETRERERMYTDAGIHSVPAIIINDHHLISGGQPVEVFERALRQIAGAQPSGVVSA; encoded by the coding sequence ATGACCTCCCATCTCAAGATCGACTTCGTCTCCGACGTGGCCTGCCCCTGGTGCGCCGTGGGCCTCGGCTCGCTGGAAGCCGCGCTCCGGCGCGTGGCGCCCGACGTCACGGCCGAACTGCATTTCCAGCCCTTCGAGCTCAATCCGCAGATGCCCCCCGAGGGCCAGGACACCTTCGAGCACCTGAACCAGAAGTACGGTTCCACGCGCGAGCAGCAGGAACAGTCGCGCGAGATGATCCGCGCGCGCGGCGCCGAGGTGGGCTTCGAGTTCCATCCCGAAGGCCGTCCGCGCGTCTACAACACCTTCGATGCGCACCGGCTGCTGCACTGGGCCGGGCTCGAAGATGCGGGCAGGCAGCTGGCGCTCAAGAAGCGGCTGCTCAAGGCCTTCTTCACCGACCGCGAGAATCCTTCCGATCACGCGGTGCTGGTGCGCCTGGCCGGCGAGGTCGGGCTCGACGCCGCGCGGGCGCGCGAGATCCTCGCCAGCGACGAGTTCGCGCAGGAGACCCGCGAACGCGAGCGCATGTACACCGACGCGGGCATCCACTCGGTGCCTGCGATCATCATCAACGACCACCACCTGATCTCGGGCGGCCAGCCGGTCGAGGTGTTCGAGCGCGCGCTGCGGCAGATTGCGGGGGCGCAGCCGAGCGGGGTCGTTTCGGCCTGA